One stretch of Gemmatimonadota bacterium DNA includes these proteins:
- a CDS encoding FtsX-like permease family protein translates to MLTNYLKIALRNLMRNKLYASINILGLAIGMACCVLIFSAVHQQWSFDRFHKNRDVIFRVLAREITKEGEIARTVKQPTELAAALKETFPEIAHTTRFANSNVIIERGNKLFGERIALIDPAYLQIFTYPLLAGDANTALDDMHSVVISERVAKKYFDETENYARVIGQSLRIKGIRDPREYVVTGIMKALPLTSSMRGNDILIPFESAYRDNKWHFQMSNASGARVSTYVQIHDANQATALNEKLATFTTERLTRQRSNWIRWGRIQDRADAFQFQLQPLVKIHFQNEVTGGYEQTISPMFAYVLSAIGIAVLLIACINFTTLSLGYSARRSLEVGMRKVLGAHRGNVMQQFWGETLFMSLLALILGLVLARLFLPVFNAMIAGEVTLIPGWELIVALTGVLVFVGLAAGSYPALILSKLQPISVFKGNTRTKRRKPFTSTLVIVQYALSIVLMICTGIMAQQLDYLQTKNLGYTSEQTVVLRNATRENLQRLREVLRDHDHIVNIAGGGYSFINSTKLRGHLLPDGTLLRIWSMWIDEAYLKTLGIDLKMGRNFSPEFPSDPNRAVIVNETLANIFGWDNPIGQPFPVLNRTEPHQVVGVVKNFHFESLHNEIDPIVFHTSPDGGPSVILVRIRPEDINGSIELLRETWKKIEPARPFAFTFLDQQVNQQYRREQRWLQIVWYASGFGILIACLGLFGLASLSVSQRTKEIGIRKVLGASVSEIIALLSREFVLLLTIANLIAWPIAYWAMGQWLNGFAYRIEPGIKIYILCSLLAVVIALCTISLQAIRAARSNPVDALRYE, encoded by the coding sequence ATGCTTACAAACTATCTCAAAATCGCCCTGCGAAATTTGATGCGGAACAAATTGTACGCATCAATCAACATCCTGGGACTCGCGATAGGGATGGCGTGCTGTGTGCTCATTTTTTCCGCAGTACATCAGCAATGGTCTTTTGATCGATTTCACAAAAACAGAGATGTGATCTTTCGGGTATTGGCGCGGGAAATCACGAAAGAAGGCGAAATCGCACGAACGGTAAAACAGCCGACAGAACTCGCAGCCGCCTTGAAAGAAACATTCCCAGAAATCGCTCACACAACGCGATTTGCCAATTCAAATGTGATTATCGAGCGTGGGAATAAGCTATTTGGGGAACGCATTGCACTAATAGATCCCGCGTATTTGCAGATATTCACCTATCCGCTATTAGCCGGAGATGCAAATACCGCACTTGACGACATGCACAGCGTGGTCATCAGCGAGCGCGTGGCGAAAAAATACTTTGATGAAACAGAAAATTACGCCCGTGTGATCGGCCAGTCGCTGCGTATCAAGGGCATTCGGGACCCCCGGGAGTATGTCGTCACAGGCATTATGAAAGCATTGCCACTGACCTCGAGCATGCGTGGAAATGACATACTCATCCCCTTTGAGAGTGCGTATCGAGATAACAAATGGCATTTTCAAATGTCGAATGCGTCGGGCGCGCGCGTATCGACTTATGTTCAAATCCACGACGCGAATCAGGCGACCGCATTAAACGAAAAACTCGCCACATTTACCACCGAGCGACTGACCAGACAGCGAAGTAACTGGATCAGATGGGGGCGCATTCAAGATCGCGCCGATGCATTTCAATTCCAATTACAACCACTCGTAAAAATTCATTTTCAAAACGAAGTAACCGGAGGATACGAACAAACCATCAGCCCCATGTTCGCCTATGTCCTATCAGCCATTGGCATAGCAGTGCTGTTGATCGCGTGCATCAATTTCACAACCCTGTCCCTCGGATACTCGGCGCGGCGGTCACTGGAAGTGGGCATGCGCAAAGTATTGGGCGCACATCGCGGCAACGTCATGCAACAATTCTGGGGTGAAACCCTGTTCATGAGCTTGCTCGCCCTGATCCTGGGACTGGTACTTGCCAGATTGTTTTTACCCGTATTCAACGCCATGATTGCCGGAGAAGTGACACTCATCCCCGGTTGGGAATTGATCGTCGCGCTCACAGGTGTACTCGTATTTGTCGGACTCGCCGCAGGCAGTTATCCAGCACTAATATTGTCAAAATTACAACCCATATCGGTATTCAAGGGCAACACGCGGACAAAACGGCGCAAACCCTTCACAAGCACCCTCGTCATCGTGCAATATGCCTTGTCAATCGTATTGATGATCTGCACGGGAATCATGGCGCAACAACTGGATTATTTGCAAACAAAAAATTTGGGATATACCAGCGAGCAGACCGTCGTCTTGCGCAACGCCACGCGCGAAAACCTCCAGCGCTTGCGCGAAGTCTTGCGCGACCACGACCACATCGTAAATATTGCCGGTGGTGGCTATTCATTCATCAACAGCACAAAACTGAGAGGCCACCTCTTGCCCGATGGCACCTTGCTCAGGATCTGGTCCATGTGGATTGACGAAGCCTATCTGAAAACACTGGGCATCGATCTGAAAATGGGGCGAAACTTTTCCCCAGAATTTCCCAGCGACCCCAACCGCGCCGTAATTGTCAATGAAACACTCGCAAATATTTTTGGATGGGATAACCCCATTGGACAACCCTTTCCCGTCCTGAACAGAACAGAGCCGCACCAGGTGGTTGGCGTGGTGAAAAATTTTCACTTCGAATCGCTTCACAACGAAATCGACCCAATCGTATTTCACACATCGCCAGATGGTGGCCCGAGCGTCATTCTCGTGCGTATTCGTCCAGAAGACATAAACGGCAGTATTGAATTGCTGCGAGAAACCTGGAAAAAAATAGAACCCGCGCGCCCATTTGCATTTACATTCCTGGACCAACAGGTCAACCAGCAATACCGCAGAGAACAGCGCTGGCTCCAAATCGTCTGGTACGCATCGGGATTTGGAATCTTAATCGCGTGTCTGGGTTTATTCGGCCTCGCATCCCTATCTGTTTCTCAGCGCACCAAAGAAATAGGCATCCGCAAAGTATTGGGCGCATCGGTAAGTGAGATTATTGCACTGTTGTCACGAGAATTTGTACTCCTCCTCACCATTGCCAATCTCATCGCCTGGCCCATAGCCTACTGGGCAATGGGACAGTGGCTCAACGGCTTTGCGTATCGCATTGAACCCGGCATAAAAATCTATATTCTGTGTAGCCTATTAGCCGTTGTCATCGCCCTGTGTACCATAAGCCTTCAAGCCATCCGCGCTGCGCGTTCCAATCCCGTTGACGCCCTGCGGTATGAGTAG
- a CDS encoding HD domain-containing protein produces MKEHVDPTLANELAEGSPEKKINALFTYMEARGQSHYDEVVTQLEHALQCANLAQLANGDAIQITAALLHDIGHFLMDEHAENADFHTQDFLHEEVGAAYIAPFFIEAVTEPVKLHVPAKRYICTTDSTYYNTLSEASKHSFQLQGGLMSDRERTEFESNPYYQNAVHLRKWDDLAKVKNLKTPELETYRDAVAHCLK; encoded by the coding sequence ATGAAGGAACACGTCGATCCAACACTCGCGAACGAATTGGCCGAAGGCAGTCCCGAAAAAAAAATAAATGCCCTGTTCACCTACATGGAAGCGAGGGGCCAGTCCCACTACGACGAAGTCGTAACGCAACTCGAACACGCGCTCCAGTGCGCCAATCTGGCCCAGCTCGCCAATGGAGACGCGATTCAGATAACTGCCGCACTATTGCACGATATCGGCCATTTTCTGATGGACGAACACGCAGAAAACGCAGATTTCCATACCCAGGACTTTCTCCACGAAGAAGTGGGCGCCGCGTACATAGCGCCCTTTTTTATCGAGGCGGTGACCGAACCGGTGAAACTTCACGTTCCGGCCAAGCGATACATCTGCACCACGGATTCGACCTACTACAACACCCTTTCCGAAGCCTCTAAGCATAGTTTCCAACTGCAAGGAGGCCTCATGTCAGATCGGGAAAGGACCGAGTTCGAAAGCAATCCTTACTATCAGAATGCCGTGCACCTCAGGAAATGGGATGATCTGGCCAAGGTGAAGAACCTGAAAACCCCAGAGCTCGAAACGTACAGGGACGCAGTGGCGCATTGTCTGAAGTAA
- a CDS encoding FtsX-like permease family protein: MFQNYLKIALRNLMRHKGYSLINVLGLSVGVACCVLIGLFIHDEFRVDRFHTKSDRIYKLIREMRNDDGARDMGFGTSGAAGPALKKDYSEIETVVRYLSWNYIWTTYKDRKFDQRFCLTDPDFLEVFDFELVKGDRATVLKEPLSILVTEATARRFFGDDDPIGKVLTVDDRYMGGVYTITGVLKNVPRQSTMQFDIVCATVNTRWTRNVFENWAVDSTWRPAHNYILLREGADVKALEAKLPEFMARYMGDEIVKKSTYFLQPLERIYLYSKVDYGISSHSDITYVYLFAIIGLFILLIACINFMNLSTARSARRAREVGLRKVVGAYRAQLIRQFLGETFLTALLAGLLSLIIVKFSLPLLNNFARKTIALEGQTLWYAIAGLFVLTVLVSLLSGGYPALFLSSFRPVTVLKGTLVSSTRSGRLRQILVVFQFAISTFLIAGTYTVYQQLNYVQNKNLGFDKDLMVMTWLFSTDRRLTDDYLNIKNEYLKHPNILKASASHSSMGYGGQLDRVFPEGRGGEDWRMRVLGVDEAFLDTYDLELVAGRNFSLSVTTDTSQAFILNETAVKRLGWTEPLGKAFGWAASNREKGVVIGVVKDFHNRSLHEIIRPVAIAMWQPKFNVLTLKIRGENIDETLKYIGEMWRKYIPEKPFYYRFLDENLANFYLAEQRIGTLITLFAGLAIIIACLGLFGLAAFTAEQRTKEIGIRKTLGASVPNIIRLLSREVVILVLLANIIAFPLAYWVMNEWLAGFAYRIDLGALVFVSSGLLTMAIAIMTVSTQAIRAALTDPATALRYE, encoded by the coding sequence ATGTTCCAAAACTATCTGAAAATCGCCCTGCGAAATTTGATGCGCCACAAGGGATACTCGCTGATCAATGTACTGGGATTATCGGTGGGCGTGGCCTGTTGTGTCCTCATCGGATTATTTATTCACGATGAATTTCGCGTAGATCGATTTCACACAAAAAGTGACCGGATCTACAAATTGATCCGCGAGATGCGCAACGATGACGGCGCCCGTGACATGGGTTTTGGCACATCGGGCGCAGCGGGACCCGCACTAAAAAAAGATTATTCAGAGATCGAAACAGTCGTGCGATATCTGTCGTGGAATTATATCTGGACCACTTATAAAGACCGCAAATTTGATCAGCGATTCTGTTTGACGGACCCCGATTTTTTGGAAGTCTTCGATTTTGAACTGGTGAAGGGAGATCGCGCGACAGTACTCAAAGAACCGCTTTCCATCCTGGTGACAGAAGCAACCGCGCGGCGATTTTTTGGGGATGACGACCCAATAGGAAAAGTGCTTACCGTTGATGACCGGTATATGGGTGGGGTATATACGATTACCGGGGTACTGAAAAACGTGCCTCGACAATCAACCATGCAATTTGACATTGTATGTGCAACGGTAAATACCCGTTGGACGCGGAACGTATTTGAAAACTGGGCGGTGGATTCAACCTGGCGACCGGCACACAATTACATCTTATTGCGAGAAGGCGCAGATGTTAAAGCACTCGAAGCAAAATTGCCTGAATTCATGGCGCGATATATGGGCGATGAGATCGTCAAAAAGAGCACCTATTTTTTGCAACCCTTAGAGCGAATCTATCTGTATTCCAAAGTGGATTATGGCATCTCATCTCATAGCGACATCACGTATGTGTACCTGTTTGCAATCATCGGACTGTTCATTTTACTGATTGCGTGCATCAACTTTATGAACCTGTCAACAGCGCGCTCTGCGCGACGGGCACGCGAAGTCGGGTTGCGAAAAGTAGTGGGAGCCTACCGCGCCCAATTGATCCGACAGTTCCTGGGAGAGACATTTTTGACCGCACTGTTGGCCGGGCTATTGTCGCTAATTATTGTGAAATTTTCTCTCCCCCTCCTGAACAACTTTGCCAGAAAAACAATAGCACTCGAAGGACAGACCCTGTGGTATGCGATTGCCGGGCTATTTGTTTTAACCGTACTGGTAAGCCTGCTCTCCGGAGGATATCCCGCGCTATTTCTATCCAGTTTTCGGCCCGTAACAGTACTGAAAGGCACGCTTGTCTCGAGTACCAGAAGCGGCCGACTGCGACAGATCCTCGTGGTATTTCAATTTGCGATCTCGACATTTTTAATCGCGGGCACATACACCGTATATCAACAGTTGAATTATGTACAGAACAAAAATCTGGGATTTGACAAAGATCTCATGGTCATGACCTGGCTATTTTCTACAGATCGACGCTTGACAGACGATTATTTGAATATCAAAAATGAATATCTGAAGCACCCAAACATCTTGAAAGCATCGGCATCGCATTCTTCAATGGGATATGGGGGACAACTGGACAGGGTATTTCCCGAAGGCAGGGGAGGGGAAGACTGGCGGATGCGCGTCCTGGGCGTGGATGAAGCCTTTTTAGACACCTATGATCTGGAACTCGTAGCGGGTCGCAATTTTTCACTATCAGTGACAACCGACACATCTCAGGCATTTATCCTGAACGAAACTGCCGTGAAGCGATTGGGGTGGACCGAGCCGCTTGGAAAGGCGTTTGGATGGGCTGCATCAAACCGGGAGAAAGGCGTTGTAATCGGCGTGGTAAAAGATTTTCACAACCGGTCGCTACACGAAATCATCCGCCCCGTGGCGATTGCGATGTGGCAACCCAAATTCAACGTACTAACACTAAAAATTCGCGGTGAGAATATTGATGAAACGCTTAAATATATCGGAGAAATGTGGCGGAAATATATTCCCGAAAAGCCGTTTTATTACCGTTTTTTAGACGAAAACTTAGCGAATTTTTATCTGGCTGAACAACGGATAGGAACACTTATAACTTTATTTGCCGGGCTGGCGATTATAATAGCGTGTCTGGGACTGTTTGGCCTCGCGGCATTTACAGCCGAGCAGCGCACCAAAGAAATTGGCATTCGCAAGACCCTCGGCGCATCCGTCCCCAATATCATACGTTTGCTCTCGCGGGAAGTTGTAATCCTGGTCCTGCTCGCCAATATAATCGCATTTCCACTGGCCTATTGGGTCATGAATGAATGGTTGGCGGGATTTGCGTATCGCATAGATCTGGGCGCGCTGGTCTTTGTATCGAGCGGATTGCTAACAATGGCAATCGCGATCATGACCGTGAGCACACAGGCGATTCGCGCAGCCCTGACCGATCCAGCCACAGCGTTGCGGTATGAATAG
- a CDS encoding HlyD family efflux transporter periplasmic adaptor subunit yields the protein MSTPERDDPQKKKAVPSFVGSGSSSSQPSPEATGQDGMDRRVEKKVWTPKRIASIGGIAVFVCAVIYMAVFGDHSARLNVQVDRITISEVTRGPFQEFTVQRGTVLPIQTYYIDALEGGQIEEIFLEEGTMVEKGMPILKLSNPTLEQNILTQEARLFEQINNMENTRLNLENRAIRNRQELMRVELNLRETERQHEKQKVLFERGLTSQDLFESARDRYQNDQKRRSFALETVRQDSLYRINQLAALDTSARSLQRQLEHVRRPLENLTVRAPIAGQLSQLNAEIGQLMNRGRRIGQVDVLDAYKMRVGIDEFYITRITKGLKGTIEIDDEAYELTIRRVFPEVLEGQFEVDMDFVDATPQSIRRGQTEQIRLELDAPEEALLLPRGGFYQTTGGNWVFVVEGDEAIRREVRIGRQSPEYFEVLAGLSPGERVVTSSYDNYEEIDKLVLKR from the coding sequence GTGTCAACACCCGAACGAGATGATCCGCAAAAAAAGAAAGCCGTACCCAGCTTTGTAGGCAGTGGTTCTTCATCGTCCCAACCGTCACCGGAAGCCACGGGCCAAGACGGCATGGACCGCAGAGTCGAAAAAAAAGTATGGACACCAAAGCGCATCGCCAGCATCGGCGGGATCGCGGTATTTGTGTGTGCCGTGATCTACATGGCTGTCTTTGGCGACCACAGCGCCAGACTCAATGTACAGGTCGATCGAATTACCATCTCAGAAGTCACGCGCGGTCCCTTTCAGGAATTTACCGTCCAGCGCGGCACCGTATTGCCAATTCAGACATATTATATCGACGCACTGGAAGGCGGACAAATAGAGGAAATCTTCCTCGAAGAAGGAACAATGGTCGAAAAAGGCATGCCCATTTTGAAATTGTCAAACCCCACCCTGGAACAAAATATTTTAACCCAGGAAGCCCGTTTATTTGAACAAATCAACAACATGGAAAACACCCGGTTGAACCTGGAAAATCGGGCTATTCGCAACCGCCAGGAACTGATGCGCGTTGAATTGAACTTGCGGGAGACAGAACGCCAACACGAAAAACAGAAAGTTTTGTTCGAACGCGGATTGACTTCCCAAGACCTGTTTGAAAGTGCGCGGGATCGATATCAAAACGATCAAAAACGCAGGTCATTTGCATTGGAAACAGTACGCCAGGACTCGCTGTACCGCATCAACCAACTCGCTGCACTGGACACGAGCGCCAGGAGTTTGCAACGGCAATTGGAGCATGTGCGCCGTCCATTGGAAAACCTGACTGTGCGCGCGCCAATTGCCGGGCAATTATCCCAATTAAATGCAGAAATCGGCCAGTTGATGAACAGGGGAAGGCGCATTGGTCAGGTCGATGTACTCGACGCCTATAAAATGCGGGTGGGCATCGATGAATTTTACATTACGAGAATCACAAAAGGACTCAAAGGCACCATTGAAATCGACGATGAAGCTTATGAACTCACAATCCGTCGGGTCTTTCCCGAAGTCTTAGAAGGACAATTTGAAGTCGATATGGATTTTGTGGATGCGACACCTCAAAGCATTCGGCGCGGTCAAACAGAACAGATACGATTGGAACTCGACGCACCCGAAGAAGCCCTCTTGCTTCCGCGCGGTGGATTTTATCAAACAACAGGCGGCAACTGGGTATTTGTCGTCGAAGGCGACGAAGCCATACGCCGCGAAGTGCGCATAGGCCGCCAAAGCCCCGAATACTTCGAAGTCCTCGCCGGCCTCTCCCCCGGCGAGCGCGTGGTCACATCGTCATATGACAATTACGAAGAAATCGATAAGTTGGTGTTAAAGCGGTAA
- a CDS encoding ABC transporter ATP-binding protein, protein MIELKNIEKYYENGIVKTFVLRRIDLQIREGEFVSIMGPSGAGKSTLLHILGMLDTASNGEYHFYNRAVHKLDERALTELHRDHIGFVFQSYHLIDELTVGENLETPLLYQKVKGAERKGRIAEMLDRFNIVAKKRLFPNQLSGGQQQLVGIARALITQPKLILADEPTGNLNSAEGERIMTLFKHLNAEGVTIVQCTHSEKNAAYGDRIVHLSDGWLDRDEQL, encoded by the coding sequence ATGATCGAACTAAAAAACATCGAAAAATACTACGAAAACGGCATCGTAAAAACATTCGTACTGCGGCGCATTGACCTGCAAATCCGCGAAGGTGAATTTGTATCCATCATGGGACCCTCTGGCGCTGGCAAATCAACCCTATTGCACATCCTGGGCATGCTGGACACCGCCTCGAATGGAGAGTACCATTTTTACAACCGCGCAGTTCACAAACTGGACGAACGCGCATTGACCGAGCTACATCGCGACCACATCGGATTTGTATTTCAAAGCTACCATCTAATCGACGAACTAACCGTCGGCGAAAACCTGGAAACCCCCCTCCTGTATCAAAAAGTAAAAGGCGCTGAACGCAAAGGCCGCATCGCCGAAATGCTGGACCGCTTCAACATCGTGGCAAAAAAGCGACTATTCCCCAACCAGTTATCCGGCGGACAACAACAACTGGTAGGCATAGCCCGGGCATTGATCACACAGCCAAAACTGATCCTGGCAGACGAACCAACCGGCAACTTAAACTCGGCAGAAGGCGAGCGGATCATGACCCTGTTCAAACACCTGAATGCCGAAGGCGTAACCATTGTCCAATGCACGCACTCAGAGAAAAACGCCGCTTACGGAGACCGCATCGTACACCTATCGGACGGATGGTTGGACCGGGATGAGCAGTTGTAA
- a CDS encoding ABC transporter ATP-binding protein, with product MIKTVNLQKVYTTEEVETTALNNVNIDIDEGEFVAVMGPSGCGKSTLLNVLGLLDNPSDGEYFLNEEEVSKHTERQRANTRKSNIGFVFQSFNLIDELTVAENVELPLLYLGLPASERKQRLDESLEYMGIKHREKHFPQQLSGGQQQRVAVARAVIANPNIILADEPTGNLDSANGNEVMDLLTELNKNGTTIVMVTHNSHDAGYANRIIHLFDGHVVTENIRE from the coding sequence GTGATCAAAACCGTCAACCTCCAGAAAGTCTATACCACTGAAGAAGTGGAAACAACCGCCCTGAACAATGTCAACATAGACATTGACGAAGGCGAATTTGTCGCCGTAATGGGACCATCGGGATGCGGCAAATCCACACTCTTGAACGTACTCGGTCTGCTGGACAACCCCAGCGACGGAGAATACTTTCTGAACGAAGAAGAAGTATCCAAACACACCGAGCGGCAAAGAGCCAACACCCGCAAGTCAAACATCGGCTTTGTATTCCAAAGTTTCAACCTCATTGACGAACTGACCGTAGCCGAAAACGTGGAACTGCCCCTGCTATACCTGGGCTTACCAGCCAGCGAGCGCAAACAGCGCCTGGATGAATCCCTCGAATACATGGGCATCAAACACCGCGAAAAGCATTTCCCGCAACAATTGTCCGGCGGTCAGCAGCAGCGCGTAGCCGTGGCCAGAGCCGTCATAGCAAACCCCAACATCATCCTCGCAGACGAGCCAACGGGTAATCTGGACTCGGCAAACGGCAACGAAGTCATGGATCTGTTGACCGAACTGAACAAAAACGGCACCACAATCGTGATGGTGACGCACAACTCGCACGACGCGGGCTACGCGAATCGCATCATCCACTTATTCGACGGCCATGTCGTCACAGAGAACATCAGGGAATAG